DNA from Deltaproteobacteria bacterium:
TGATCTTCCCTCTTTGATCGACCGGTTTGACGGCTACGATCACACGATCCGGTTTTATGCTTGACACTCGCCCCTCCTCAAGACCGATCAAGGTTCCTTCAACAATCGGATAAAACTTCTTCTCACTGTCTTCCACAATGGCCCGCCAACCGCTTTGATCGCTTCCCGATATACCTACCAAATTGAAAGAGGAGATATCCTGTTTCTGCAGGGGAGACAGGGGAGGCGCTCCCTTTGCCTGCTGTTTTTTTACCGTGGT
Protein-coding regions in this window:
- a CDS encoding pilus assembly protein PilP, with translation TTVKKQQAKGAPPLSPLQKQDISSFNLVGISGSDQSGWRAIVEDSEKKFYPIVEGTLIGLEEGRVSSIKPDRVIVAVKPVDQRGKINYITILLHKDTEGTP